In Xyrauchen texanus isolate HMW12.3.18 chromosome 14, RBS_HiC_50CHRs, whole genome shotgun sequence, the following are encoded in one genomic region:
- the LOC127655250 gene encoding gamma-crystallin M3, with the protein MGKIIFYEDRNFQGRSYECSSDCSDMSTYLSRCNSCRVESGCFVVYDRPNFMGNQFFMRRGEYADYMRMGMSDGIRSCRMVPQYRGSYRMRIYERENFGGQMHEMTDDCDSFMDRYRMSDCQSCHVMDGHWLMYEQPHFRGRMIYFRPGEYRSFRDMGYSNARFSSVRKIMDLC; encoded by the exons ATGGGCAAG aTAATTTTTTACGAGGACAGGAACTTCCAGGGTCGCTCTTATGAGTGCAGCAGTGACTGCTCTGACATGTCTACCTACCTCAGCCGCTGCAACTCCTGCAGAGTGGAGAGCGGCTGCTTTGTGGTCTATGACCGTCCTAACTTCATGGGAAACCAGTTCTTCATGAGGAGGGGCGAGTATGCTGATTACATGCGCATGGGAATGAGTGATGGCATCAGGTCTTGCCGCATGGTTCCTCag TACAGAGGATCCTATAGAATGAGGATCTATGAGAGGGAGAATTTTGGAGGTCAGATGCACGAGATGACAGATGACTGTGATTCCTTCATGGACCGTTACCGCATGTCCGACTGCCAGTCCTGCCATGTGATGGATGGTCACTGGCTCATGTATGAGCAGCCCCATTTCAGAGGCAGGATGATCTACTTTAGACCCGGAGAGTACAGAAGCTTCAGGGATATGGGATACAGCAACGCCAGATTCAGCTCTGTTAGAAAAATCATGGACTTGTGTTAA
- the LOC127654881 gene encoding gamma-crystallin M2-like yields the protein MGKVIFYEDRNFQGRTYECMSDCTDLSSYMSRCHSCRVESGCFMMYDRPNYMGNQYFFKRGEYADYMSMFGMSTGIKSCRMIPMHRGSYRMRIYERENFLGQMHELMDDCDNIMDRYRMSHCQSCHVMEGHWLMYEQPNYRGRMMYFRPGEYRSFNNMGGMRFMSMRCIMDSCY from the exons ATGGGGAAA gTAATTTTCTACGAGGACAGGAACTTCCAGGGTCGCACTTATGAGTGCATGAGCGACTGCACTGACCTGTCCTCCTACATGAGCCGCTGTCACTCTTGCAGAGTGGAGAGCGGATGCTTCATGATGTATGACCGTCCCAACTACATGGGAAATCAGTATTTCTTCAAGAGGGGTGAATATGCTGATTACATGTCCATGTTTGGAATGAGCACAGGCATCAAGTCTTGCCGTATGATCCCAATG CACAGAGGATCCTACAGAATGAGGATCTATGAGAGAGAAAACTTCCTGGGACAGATGCACGAGCTGATGGATGACTGTGACAACATCATGGACCGTTACCGCATGTCTCATTGCCAGTCCTGCCATGTGATGGAAGGTCACTGGCTCATGTATGAGCAGCCCAACTACAGAGGCAGGATGATGTACTTCAGGCCTGGAGAGTACAGGAGCTTCAACAACATGGGTGGCATGAGATTCATGAGCATGAGGTGTATCATGGATTCTTGTTACTAG
- the LOC127654888 gene encoding gamma-crystallin M2-like, translating to MMGKVTFYEDRNFQGRSYECMSDCADMSSYMSRCHSCRVESGCFMMYDNPNYMGNQYFFRKGEYADYMSMFGMSDCIRSCRMIPMHRGSYRMRIYERENFMGQMHEMMDDCDNIMDRYRMSHCNSCHVMEGHWLMYEQPHYRGRMHYFRPGEYRSFSNMGGMRFMSMRRIMDSMY from the exons ATGATGGGCAAG GTCACCTTCTACGAGGACAGAAACTTCCAGGGTCGCTCATATGAGTGCATGAGCGACTGTGCTGACATGTCCTCCTACATGAGCCGCTGTCATTCCTGCAGAGTGGAGAGCGGCTGTTTCATGATGTATGATAATCCCAACTACATGGGAAATCAGTATTTCTTCAGGAAGGGCGAGTATGCTGATTACATGTCCATGTTTGGAATGAGTGACTGCATCAGGTCTTGCCGTATGATCCCCATG CACAGAGGATCCTACAGAATGAGGATCTACGAGAGGGAGAACTTCATGGGCCAGATGCACGAGATGATGGATGACTGTGACAACATCATGGACCGTTACCGCATGTCTCACTGCAATTCTTGCCATGTGATGGAAGGTCACTGGCTCATGTATGAGCAGCCCCACTACAGAGGCAGGATGCACTACTTCAGGCCTGGAGAGTACAGGAGCTTCAGCAACATGGGTGGCATGAGATTCATGAGCATGAGGCGTATCATGGATTCAATGTACTAG